In the genome of Phycodurus eques isolate BA_2022a chromosome 11, UOR_Pequ_1.1, whole genome shotgun sequence, the window tttcacACATATGAACACAGTTTTATTTCAATATCTTTCTAAAgaatatattttacatgagcACATAATTGATTCAAAGAAATATACACAAGAGGTTTCTGAgagttttgttggattttggacaaaatgttcttttttgtgtgaatgacatttttaatattgttatGGGGCAATATTGCAGCCATGTTTGTTTCAAGACCTGTCATTTTGGGGATGATTtatgaatattatatatattcaaaCAATATGAGTTCCTCGTAAAACATCTCTTGTATATAttgtgtgaggaaaaaaaatagacaaaattaAATCTTTATTCATGACAATTATTGCATTGGAATGAATTGGCAAAGTGCAAGCTCAATAAATAATTTCCAATCATATGATAAGGTTCATACAAGATTAtgggaccaaaaaaaatgcatcatcgCCGTCAAACAAAAGACGTGTGTCTAaattgtgttgattttttttggatACGAGCAACAAATATCGACAGCTGTATCGAAAAAGCATCTGGTGTTTACAAGGTTGAATAACACTCAATTTTCTGCCTAACATTGAGCCGATCTATGACGTCtcccattatatgttagcattaagctagcggagttttgtttcacttaatttaatcggtttgtttgaacatttcGGTGTTTACATATgcaatgtttaattttgtttattttatgggTCAGTGTTATcgtaaacgtcaactgggagtgacaaataaaacttttttttccccttgtttgGACCACTGATGAGCGAGTCAGAGAGCGAGAACGAGTGCCAAGGAAAATGTTATAAAAGTgttgttttaatacatttaagtgtgttttaatacgtttcttatatggtctctctatatcgcaGGTGGATCTGGAACGCATCCCCCGCTACAAATGACGATTCCATGAATCTTTAACGTGCTAACACAAAATTGTGTACAATAACCGCTGTAGAAACAGTAAATGTGCTACGTATCCCAATTCGGTCGCAAAGGcagcaacaacaataaacatactGAATAATAACAGGATGAATTCAGAAAGAGAAAATCATGAAGTACATCTCTACACTGGTGCAATCCCTTGAATAACAATCTTGACAAAAAGGTGAGCAATCACACCTTTTCAACAAACCTCCCGCCCTAGAACAGAGGAGAGAGTAGAAAGTGTCAGCAGGGTATCACGCCACGTCATCACACGTACAAGCATAGAGTGTTTGGTGCTGTTTAGTATAGTTCTGCAGTGATTCTGCTGTGGTCGGCCTTGCTCTTAAGCGACCTGTCATCTGACCTCCGCCTCACCTTCCTGTCCTCACTGGACTCTTTCCGGACCAGGGCCTCGTCGCTGGCTGCCTGCAGGCTGTCGAAGGTTCCTTGCCTCTCGCGCTCCAACCCGGCCGATCCCCTCTCGCCACGCCGCTTCTTCCAAAACGCCATCAGGCCCTGCGGGCAGGTGAACTTTACGTCGGCGGTGCAGGCGTACATGCCGACGGGCACGGCAAGCACCATGGCGAGGATGATGACCACGATGTGGATCAGCTTCTCCCGCTGCTCCATCTCGGTGATGTCGCTTCCGGTGACGAACACCACGCACTGGCCAGGCCGCGGCGTCTGGTTCTTAAGCGTCACGCAGATTTCGTATTTGGTGGCGGGCATCAGGTCGGAGACGGAGTAGGAAAGGATGCCCGGGCCGATGTAGACGGTCTCCTTCTTTTTGGCGTTGGCACGGCCCAAATGGATAGTGAACCACGTCTGGTCGGGGCGATCCAAGACGGCGAACCACTCGATGGAGATGCCGCGCACCATCTGTTTGGCGATACGAATGTCGATGTAGACGTTCTCGTCATCTGCCGGTAAGCTGGAAAGGGAAGGCGACCAGGAGCCGTCGGGAGAGACGACGTCCACGTGGATGTTCGCCGAGGAGTTTCCGATGAAGTTGACGGCGCTGCAGGTGTAGACGCCGCGGTCGGCTGCGTGGAGCGAAGGGATGACCAGGACAGATCTGATTGTGTCTTCATCCACTCTCTCCTGAGACTCTGAGAGGAAGATAATAAGTATACTGAACATTGTTTGAGTGCTAAAGAATCAGAACTGAGGAACACCAAGCTCTGAGAAGAACATGTTGCCATGTCTCAGTACTTTTTGtcaatatacagtgaacccttgctATATCGCGCTTTATCGTTCGCACCACCACTTATCGCGGATCGTTTTGGAATGGGTATTGACGGGCCCGTCTGAATTTAGAATTGCGCCTTCActgtagtaccacattgtgccacaaaatgtcgggcagcactgaggtcaaCTGGAAGAGATGCTTAATCCACAGCACGAAAAATAGCAAAACACGTTCATTCGTTGTTCTTACAGGTTTATCTAGTCTTCTTATCTGTGGGTAAAactatcaaaaatgttttttatatggTTTTTCAATTTCACAAATTTGCACCTATCACGGGTGGTTCTGGGGCATATACCCTGCAATAAACAGGGCTTCATTGGAATACTAAAATGCCGCTGGAAAGAAATCTGTGATAAAACTGAAACGTTTCATTCAACATTATGCATACGTAATGGGACTTGTGATGCTAGCTCAGATACGAGCGCTAACACAGCATGACATCGGTCCTGACTGGTCCACTCACTATTATAAACCACTAAAGTGTGTATAATGGGGTTACCATGGAAATGACAGAGATGATATTCTCTTTATGACTAAATAGTTGTTCGTCTCAGTTGGAAACATGATGTAATGTCGCTTTAAACTTTTTGTGTTGCTCTTTAAACAATATCGACCCAGAACACGGAAGATTGTCCATGGAGTTAACTGGCAACTATAGCCTCGgttgtaccttgcctctcgcccaaactcagctgggataagcggaacagaaaatggattattGTCACTTTAAACGTGAGCGTGAAATTCTATACTATGGAACTTTTATGAAGTGCTTTGTCGTTACAGTTGACTCAAATGTAGTGTTGGTTCTAGGAACATTTGGAGCACCATTGTTTGTTTGAACGGAGGAAAATATGATTTGAATTTAGTTCCAAGATAATTTATCAGTGCTTGCTTTGGGGTAGAAGCTATGGCTGGTACTATGGGTCTTCCAGGACCTGTGCCAgaggaatatttattttctattatattaatattttactattttaccAGGAAGTAATATACCAAGAACTACAAGTTCCTGGTCATTTTGGTTAAAATGCAGTTATAGATGAAAATTAAACAGAACCTATTCATAATATTTTCTTTAGTATTTACAGAGCTTTACAATTtacattacaaatacatttgtatgaACACCATTTAGTTGTCATTTTGAACAGGACTGAGGACTTTCAAATggaattcatcttttttttttactcactaGCTCACCTCACTTGCTGttgtttcctttcatttcatccACTCCCAGAAAAATAACATGACGTTGTAGTTGCAGTTATTATTACTACTTATTATTGCAGCTGGGGCATCTTTTTATATCAACATATTGCCACTACAGGAGGTTCTAAGTTTACGACGGTGCAGGCATACAACATTTCGAGGATTCGAACGGCGTGCATTTCGCTGTCTTAAGTATCTCAAATAACTGAATTACCATTAATCTAGTCCAGAAAACACGCTTTGTTGCGGATTTTTAATCAACTAAAagagcactgtattgtatacacacataacaaaatacactaaaagaaaatgtaaaataaatatagtgtaattactgtactatactattattattatactatttGTCCCTTTCAGTCAATGGCTGAAAGCGCATCGGTGACTGTGGCTTTCCTTGTCCACATGCGGGGGCATTACAGTACTGCAtttgtcaaggtaccactgtgtttgtatgtgttgatttttatgacaaaaaaaatgattgtaaTTCTGGCGCGTTCTGACTAACAGTACACACAAATTTGGGCCCTCCATCATAAGCCGAGGATTCAAGTAATTCCCCTGCAAAAAACTGAAGTGCCAGCAGGTTTACTCGTGTAGTTCCAACAGTCGGCTGACACCGGCTGTCCGAGCCTGCGCGGCGCACGATAATCTGCAACACCGATGGTGTGCGGCTCGACAGACTCAGTGGCCAACATCCAGATTGACTTCTCTTAAAGGAAGCTTTATCGAGGTCTGTGATTAAATTGTGCGTGTAAGTATCTAATTTATATATCAGGCGATCCGCATGCCTGAATGTCACACTGCGGATATCGCACTCTTACCATGAAATCCTCTGATTATCTTCAGACCATATGTCCACCACACCGCAGGATCCGGCCGGGCCTTGGCGAGGCAGCGCAGCGTGGCGTTGGCGCCTAGCGGCAGGCTGACGTTGGCCGACGGGGTGGTGACCACGGGCTTCGCGCAGGCCTGCGGCTCGACCTCATGGAAGAACTTGCCCGCCCTAAAATCCGGCCCGGAGCAGGTCAAGTAGGAGTTCATCAGAATAATCGGGGGGCTGAGGGAGCGGATGAACTCCACGAAGCCCTTGAGGCGGCAGTCGCACAGCCAGGCGTTGTCGTGGAGCGCCAGGACGACGTTCGGCCCGGAGGAGCTCCCCTCCTGCTGCTCTGCGCTCTGCATCTTTTGGTATAGGGGCCAGTTTTGGAAGACCTCCTTGGATATGACCGTAAGCCGATTGAAGGATAAGTCTAAGTAAGTCAGATCTGGCAAATTTTTTAACGCGTGTTCCGGCAGCACATCCAGCTGGTTGTGCTTCAGGTCCAGGATCCTTAGACCCGGGGTGTCCTCGAACGCCGTCCATGGCATGGAGCGCAACTTGTTCCCTTGCAGGCGGAGCTCGGTCAGGTTGCCCAAACCTTCCAGGGCCTTCGAGTCGATCAGGGTGATGTCGTTGAAGTTCAACCACAAGTTCTCTAAGGCGGGCGTTCTGAAGAAAGCCCCACGCCTGATTTCAGTGAAGTGTGATTTTTCTATTCTGATTTTGGTCATATCATGAGGAATGTTCTCTGGTATGGCCCCGAACGCATTCTCCTCCATGCATATGAGAGACCTATGGGTTAATTCAAGCACTCATTCAGACTTATATTCACTACAACTCTAGAGAAAAGATAAGAGACCACTGCAAATTTTGTGGCAAATTTTGCGTTAAGTTTGGCAAATTTTCTTTGCCACACTGACACAGAAACAACATCCACCTCGGTGAAGATTAGAGCTTACCTTCCATGACGGTCTTCTATACAGCTACACCCCCGCAAACATTGAGAAAAGCTTTCATACCCTGGAATGTGAAGCAAAACTATAACTAATAGGTAACAAATCCTGTCCATAGTCTGCCTAAAGTTGCCCAAATGGCGGGCGGCATTCGCCCTCAAGACATGTCAAGTGAGGCAGACGAGGGAAGCTTATTTGGACTAATCCCCGAGTGCACAACACCTAATTCTTGACAGAGTCAGCAGGTCTGACCCACTATTCGTTTAAGCAGGTGACGCCCACTGATAAGAAGCCTTTTAGGAAGGGATTGTAAGGTGCTGCTGGCTAATGACGTTACCAGGTCTGCTGTTTGAACCTTTATTTGCATAAAGTACACTACTTTAGTTGATTCCCTGACGTTGGGCACTGACAGGtactcagtatgatgcagtgcggTCCCTCAAAAATATAACTTCAACCGTAAAAAATAAGCAGATTGATTAATATCTCTGAGAGCAACGTTAATATAAGAACAAACACATTGCACATATACGTGTATAGATCTAGAAAAGTTTATTAAGCTCTATTCAAATCCTCAGtggagtaaataaatacatttactggGGTAGTGGTGCCTCTAGGTGGcgcaaaaacaaatacatggaGATTGTTCTGGGGAATAGAAATAGTTCCACGTCTTATTTACACGCCGTCATAGTTCAGTCCTTTCTGGACTTGTCTCCAGCTCCAGCTTCTCTGTGTTCACCATGCCTgcgtatatatacagtatctccTCTGAGAACGTATGACAGATATATACAGAGGCACAGACTTGACCGCATATGTAAGTGTACACTGTCCATAAAAGTATTTACAAatcatacacatacatattgaCAATGGAGTGTCTATTGCTTTTAGTTCCCTTTGGGTTGCATCAGACTGCTTCTTCGCTGTGATATGAACCGTTATGATTTCTTAAAACTGAAAGTGAAGCGATATGCTATGGAAATATCCAGAAGACAAAAACGTTGCCTGATAAATATCCCCTATACAGATATTTCCATGATGGTGCAGCGTGCAAAGGTCCTTTGATAGAAATTGGCTCGGGGTGGAGGCGGAGTCGGAGGCGTGATCCAGCGAGGGGGAACGGGAGGGGGGGAATCCCAGGGCATGTGTGGAGGGTGACCGGCGGGCGGGCTCGCTTGAGGATGCGGCCGGACGTGAGGATACGGGTGGTGCTGGATATACGGATGCGGGTGGAAGCGGGGCTGCGGGCGAGGGTGCGAGCGGTGATCGGGACTTGGACCCggcggtggaggaggaggaggaggatgaggatgcgCGCGAGGAAGGTGACGCGGCGGAGGAGCCGGAGCTGGAGCATGACGTCAGCAGAAGTACTCGTTAGGCTGTCCTTCGATTTTAGCCGTGGCCTCGGAGTCCAGGCTGGAGCGGGCGGACAGCAGCCTATTGGACTCTTCCGGGTTAAGTCTGTTCAAGTATTCACCCTCCAGCCCTTTGGCTCTGGTCCCGGGTGACAAAGTCTCAAAGGTCACGTAGGAATCCTGGATGTCcttggattttttcccccagtacTTCTGGATACGCCTCTTCAGAGCCCCGCAGCACACGATGACGGTGAGGGGTACGGCGATGATGCAAGCCACCGTGATCACGATCACGTTGATCAGCTTCTGGGTACCGGTCGCGCTGGCCGCCTCGTCCGTGGAGAAGATGACACACTGTTCCTTCTTGGGGATGAGCCCCCTCACGCATACGCAGGCGATGTACTTGGTCCGGGGCACCAGGCCTTCGATGGTCACTCTGTTTTGGCCTGCCCCCACGTTGATCTTCCTCATGTCCCTCTCTCCGAACACGGCATACAGCACGCTGAAGGCGGTCGTGTTCTTGGCCTTTGGAGCTCGCCAGTTGAGGGAGATCGTATTGTCCGTGTCCCCCACCACCTTCACCGAGCGAACCACCCGCTCCGGATCCTGTTGCAGGGACGAAGTGTTTGCAGCCAGGTTGCTGAGGTTGGTCTTCTCCAGATTCAGCAGCGTGTCCGCATTAGACGATGCAGCCGGGTCGGGGGTTGGACCGGAACTGTCCAAACGTGGCTCAGGAACTTCAGGCGGAAGGCCGGGATCCAGGGCTGGCGGCGGGGATGTAGGGGTGGAGGTTGGCACCACGTATCGGACCACCAGTTTCTCCTGGTAGGCTGCTTTTCCCACCGGGTTGGATTTTTTTACTTTAGCCTTCTTCTCATTGTTGGTTTGATTGCCTTCCGCTTTTGGAGAATTAGACACCACTAAGGAAATGACAGCTTCGGCATTCCCGGCGTAGTTTGTCGCCTTGCAAATGTATTTCCCAGAATCGCGGTAAGACACGGCCGGGACACTCAGGATGGACCAGGTGATTCCATCTTTGGATGTTTCCTGCTGGactgtgaaaacaaaatgagacGGTGTGATGATCGTTTGGCTTCAGTTGTGGCAAAATGTTCTACTTTGCGCAAATAAATACaggactgcctcacagttctgagatttaGCTGTTTGCATTGCCATTTTTCTTCAGGTGCTTCTGCCTTCTCCcacattgccccccccccccccccccaaaaaaaaaaaatccaaattaggTGAAATGAAGACTCGAAATTCACCATAGgtttgaatatgagtgtgaatgtttgtttggctAGATGTGCCTTGTGATGCCTCttactcaaagtcagctgggattggctccaactCAACCGTGAATCTCATGAGGACACGCGCCCGAAAAAAATGGTTGGCTAGTGACCGAGCCTTGCAGTTAAAAGCGAAAATTGACGCTGTATATTATCGTGTAAATGCCCAcagttgccacaagatggtggcaaaggacTACGTTTGTcttaatgaagctcctcaattcattttaacggtttcttggcaccaaaatgccacgAGGTGAGTGTGAATAAGAGGCtggctccccccaaaaaaatctgcgaataggCAAATGTCCAACCAACCACGAAGATGTTTCACCGTACTTGGAACAAGGCGTGCAAGAACACCTTGgttaatgagccacatgctgcttcacaatGTCTAAAGACATTAGTCACATGTACCAGCCTGTTCTTGTAAATTTCAGTCAACAACAAGTCATCTTCATGAAGTATAAATCGGTCGGGCCGATAATCGGCGGCAATTTTCAGAATTGTGACGCATATTggcatgacatttttatttattttttttatctgacgGCTGAGAATacatcaatttaaaactgggtaaacttCCGTAGACTGTACATTTACTTATTATCCCAATTTTCAATTCACTTTATAAGAGACGCTGCTGACCATGGAGAAACATATCGGTCAATCTCTTGTCTTCATACGGAGAGATCCGCACACTCACCCGTTCCATTGAGGACTCGCTTATCCGCCCTCCTCCACGTCAGGTCAGGAATGGGCACCCCGATCGTCCCGCAGCGGAGAAGCACGTTATTGCCAACTGCGCTTCGGACCCGCGCCACGGCCGTGTGGATTTGCGGCGGCTGACAGCGCCGCAGCTCGGCGTCGCTAAACAGAACGCCCGACACGCTCTCGGGGGCCGAGCAGCGTAGCCTGGTGTCGATGAACGCCACGGCCAAAGTGGGAGACTTCTGGAACTGGACCAAGTCGTACAGGCGACAGTCGCACGCCCACGGGTTGTCATGGAGACCTGCGTGGGGCGGGGTTACAGGTGAGGAAGGTCGCGCGACGTGATGGAGCGGCTTGCAGATGGCCAATGCGGAGGATGTTAATCTTGTAAGAGGATTAGCATTTAATTCATAAACTACATCATGAGCATGACTGtggcaatgatgatgatgatgatcaaggTCGGGTTCTGCTGTCATTTCAGCTTCGTGACCTTGACCACCAGCTTTTCTTGAAGTGTAAAATTCGATAACTGTACTTTAACATGCTACACATGCAATGCAAttctttacaacaacaacaaaaataataatactacaaATAAAGGCCCCGGATGGTGTTTTCTGCTCCAAGTCACATCAAGTAGAATACTTTTCTCAATTCAGtcacaaacaaatgtttcagaAGCCTTTTTGGTGGTTTAAAttggtgattttgtttttcagatagTTTTTAATTGCCGTGCCCAGCTGTCATTTTGTATAAAACGagtaaaaacatacataaattaGTGTTTTCACGATGGACAACTTGAAAATAGTTGATATATTTCATGGACGCACTTCACTATTTCTAACAATCTGTTCATTTATCTGGGGGAAAATTATCCAATTAAATTGAATTCATCCAAAAATGGATGTTTATTTatgacaaataatgtatcttcgctcatctatctatgccagccacgtatagtgacaggcagaacaatttaaTGTTCTTCCACGAGCTGGCAGAAGGTGCATAATTAACCTGCGTatccacttttgtgacattttagttttCTATTTTTGCTTGGTGTTTGTCgtgagatgttttgtttttttctcggGCAGAACTCCATAAATGTATAACAGGACCCAATCTGAAAAGTTTTTGATCGAGTAAAGTAGCGAGTGAATTCAGACGCCATCGTCATCGCTTCAGTGTACGGTGGTTGAACAGTGTCCATccaattaaagcatgaaatcatgggAAAATATCAGCGAGCATTGCAAAAAAGACTTAAGTTCGGCGAAAGTCAGGTGAAAAAAAGTTGCAGTTCAAACagaatatatttgttttggggggCTATTGAGTTAATTTGTTGGCTCGTAGTAGGTGGTGGCAAAACGAAGAGCTGATGCAAGACGGCGGATGCCAGGACACGCTCTTACCCAGGATCATTTTGGAGCTCTCCGGGCCTTGGGAGGGTTTGGCCGCCAGCCAGTTGGCCAGCACGGCGACGGGCAGCGTTAGCAAACTGTTGCTGGACAGGTCCAGGTAGGTGAGGTTCCTGATGTGCGTGGTGGCCTCCGCGGGAAGCGAGGTGAGCTGGTTGTTGTGCAAGTCCAGAAGTCTCAGACTGGGCATGTCCGTGAGCGACTCCCAGGGGAAGGCGGCCAGCGCGTTGCCGTCCAGGCGCAGCTCCTCCAGGTTGGAGAGTCCGCAGAAGCTGTCGGCGCCCAGCGCGGACAGCGCGTTGAAGGACATCCACAGGAACTCCAGACCCGAGAGGTAGTTGAAGGCTTCGCTCGGTATCCGCCGGATGGCCGTCTTCTCGATGCGGAGCTTGGACGTGTCCGCTGGGAAGCCGACAGGCACGAGCGAGATCTCGGGGTCGTTGCAAATCACGCTCCTGGGGGCGACAAAGGCACATAAAACAACACGAGTCGctttaaatgtcattattcTAACTGGacacagcattaggtacaccggcacAATGCAATACCTTAAGATACGACGAGATACGATTGAATATGATACGCTGGGATATGATTAAATACAATGAGACACGATCCGATGAGCTATGATACAACAAGATACGAAACGCTAAGACGAGATACGATACACTAATATACAATAGGCTAAGATAAGATATGATACGCAAAGATACAATATGCTAAGATATTATCCGATTTACTAGGATACAATATACTACGCTATGCTACGGGGCAATCAACAATGATACAATTTGCTAATATCCGATACAATACGCTGTGCTACGGTACCATACGCTGCGATACGATATGATAAGAGTCCACCGGAGACCGTAAAATAGGGTATGCTGAAATACGATACGATATGATTCGATCCGATACTCTGAGATACGATTAGCTACGATGCATGATGAGATCACTATTGCACTAAACTTTTAGTGCCAGTCGTGAAACTTGATATCATCTTCCTGCAAAATCACAgaaatggagttagcccactctggTTCTCAGTGGCTCAGTTATTGTTGTTGAACTAAAACGGGGCTGATAAACTCAGTTTGGTAGCAAGCCACATTATATTTAAGGCCGTTATGACActaaaaaacatgtaaatatatagtcacctcatcatattattacagtacatatacacaaaccACTCTACtacatttttttgtccaaaagaaaaaaaacaaagccatttattattttattttatttattatttatttgttatatatatatatattttaaatatgcacAACCAGTCAAACGTTATAGAACACCCAAATGTTTCCtatttttaaaactgaaatCCATGCAGCTGAATGTTTtcacaaaacatgaacaattcAAGTCGCAAACGAAATCCAGGAATAAATCTAAAAACAGAAATGTATTCTAAACACTTGATTCATTCAAGCAGCCGCCGCCGTAGGCAGATACAATAGCCGACACGCGAGTGGCGTTCTTTCTAAAATGGAACTCAAATCTTCTCCAGAAACTTCTTTCCAACTCTTGCTCTCCTTTTGTCCAGCTCATCCCAAACCACCTCGATGGGGTTCAAGTCTGGAGAATGTACCTTTTTGGATAGATCtgaaatgtacattattttccTGTCTTAGGTAATCTTAACTGTTTTTATTAACCTCTGGCAGTTCACCAGTTAGCTTAGTTGTGCCATTTaacgctatttatttatttgatttagacTGATTgcctttctttattttattctattttttaaatggataaaATGAGGTGTTGTAAAACGTTTGACCGGTAGTGTGTATAAGAGTCAATTAAAGGTGCAATTGTATGTGTGATGGTATGATGAGCTGACTATTCATTGGAACTGTTTTCATAGTTTTAGCAGCCTGCTGAGGGAATCCAGCTCCAATGTGGCCCGCCACCAAATAGAAACTTGACACCACCGGTGTCATGTGTGTACATATAGTAAGAAACGCATCGCTAACAGTAACCAAAACAGCAGGGCAACTCTGATTTATGAATAATGGCTGTAGGAATAATGTAAATTGATATTTAATTGTGCTTTGAACAAGATCCATGACATGATGTAAGGAAGGAAAtgggtttttttaatatatatatatatatatatatagatttagTGTTATTATggggttgttgttgtgttttttgtttttggatctCATGAGTGGTCATAATGTTAGTGTACTTGAATGGTGCTGTAAAGTCACAATTCGTGGTGATGCACTCCAAGGTTGTGTGGAAAGGAAAGAGAATACttaacaaaatgttaaaaatatataaataaataaataaagtttgaaagaTAATCCTGCATTAAATCAAATTGGACCGATTTATGCACGCCCTCTACTTCCACGCAAACCTCCAAATGGTCACAAATGAACGACGCGCGTATGCATGTGCGTAAAAGCGCACGGAATCAGTCCGGGACGAACTCGTGTGCGGTATTACCTGGCCTTGGAGCCGT includes:
- the lrit2 gene encoding leucine-rich repeat, immunoglobulin-like domain and transmembrane domain-containing protein 2 isoform X2, translated to MDRICYLLVIVLLHIPGYESFSQCLRGCSCIEDRHGRSLICMEENAFGAIPENIPHDMTKIRIEKSHFTEIRRGAFFRTPALENLWLNFNDITLIDSKALEGLGNLTELRLQGNKLRSMPWTAFEDTPGLRILDLKHNQLDVLPEHALKNLPDLTYLDLSFNRLTVISKEVFQNWPLYQKMQSAEQQEGSSSGPNVVLALHDNAWLCDCRLKGFVEFIRSLSPPIILMNSYLTCSGPDFRAGKFFHEVEPQACAKPVVTTPSANVSLPLGANATLRCLAKARPDPAVWWTYGLKIIRGFHESQERVDEDTIRSVLVIPSLHAADRGVYTCSAVNFIGNSSANIHVDVVSPDGSWSPSLSSLPADDENVYIDIRIAKQMVRGISIEWFAVLDRPDQTWFTIHLGRANAKKKETVYIGPGILSYSVSDLMPATKYEICVTLKNQTPRPGQCVVFVTGSDITEMEQREKLIHIVVIILAMVLAVPVGMYACTADVKFTCPQGLMAFWKKRRGERGSAGLERERQGTFDSLQAASDEALVRKESSEDRKGGRFVEKV
- the lrit2 gene encoding leucine-rich repeat, immunoglobulin-like domain and transmembrane domain-containing protein 2 isoform X1, with amino-acid sequence MDRICYLLVIVLLHIPGYESFSQCLRGCSCIEDRHGRSLICMEENAFGAIPENIPHDMTKIRIEKSHFTEIRRGAFFRTPALENLWLNFNDITLIDSKALEGLGNLTELRLQGNKLRSMPWTAFEDTPGLRILDLKHNQLDVLPEHALKNLPDLTYLDLSFNRLTVISKEVFQNWPLYQKMQSAEQQEGSSSGPNVVLALHDNAWLCDCRLKGFVEFIRSLSPPIILMNSYLTCSGPDFRAGKFFHEVEPQACAKPVVTTPSANVSLPLGANATLRCLAKARPDPAVWWTYGLKIIRGFHESQERVDEDTIRSVLVIPSLHAADRGVYTCSAVNFIGNSSANIHVDVVSPDGSWSPSLSSLPADDENVYIDIRIAKQMVRGISIEWFAVLDRPDQTWFTIHLGRANAKKKETVYIGPGILSYSVSDLMPATKYEICVTLKNQTPRPGQCVVFVTGSDITEMEQREKLIHIVVIILAMVLAVPVGMYACTADVKFTCPQGLMAFWKKRRGERGSAGLERERQGTFDSLQAASDEALVRKESSEDRKVRRRSDDRSLKSKADHSRITAELY
- the lrit1a gene encoding leucine-rich repeat, immunoglobulin-like domain and transmembrane domain-containing protein 1a — protein: MREGGAGGRKSRMQSECMHVRRAKMFLVLVVGLYAATGGLFSPVSSCPSQCSCFYHNLSDGSKARSVICNDPEISLVPVGFPADTSKLRIEKTAIRRIPSEAFNYLSGLEFLWMSFNALSALGADSFCGLSNLEELRLDGNALAAFPWESLTDMPSLRLLDLHNNQLTSLPAEATTHIRNLTYLDLSSNSLLTLPVAVLANWLAAKPSQGPESSKMILGLHDNPWACDCRLYDLVQFQKSPTLAVAFIDTRLRCSAPESVSGVLFSDAELRRCQPPQIHTAVARVRSAVGNNVLLRCGTIGVPIPDLTWRRADKRVLNGTVQQETSKDGITWSILSVPAVSYRDSGKYICKATNYAGNAEAVISLVVSNSPKAEGNQTNNEKKAKVKKSNPVGKAAYQEKLVVRYVVPTSTPTSPPPALDPGLPPEVPEPRLDSSGPTPDPAASSNADTLLNLEKTNLSNLAANTSSLQQDPERVVRSVKVVGDTDNTISLNWRAPKAKNTTAFSVLYAVFGERDMRKINVGAGQNRVTIEGLVPRTKYIACVCVRGLIPKKEQCVIFSTDEAASATGTQKLINVIVITVACIIAVPLTVIVCCGALKRRIQKYWGKKSKDIQDSYVTFETLSPGTRAKGLEGEYLNRLNPEESNRLLSARSSLDSEATAKIEGQPNEYFC